Proteins encoded within one genomic window of Prosthecochloris marina:
- the nuoL gene encoding NADH-quinone oxidoreductase subunit L encodes MHNLIQLSIIVLLLPLLSFVLLIFFNRRLPRNGDFLAVGMLGATFAISAWIFWNVIVVGYDPAFKLTWNFNWIDFGNVPGVGPLKIKMGILIDNLTAIMLAMVSLISLLVHIYSTGYMTGDKYYGRYFAYLGIFTFSMLGIVLSDSLFSIYIFWELVGLSSYLLIGFFFEKDSAADAQKKAFLTNRVGDIGMLLGILILYSQFHTFGYEEIYEHIKAGDFHMSQAWLTAAGILLFMGCVGKSAQFPLHVWLPDAMEGPTPVSALIHAATMVAAGVYFVARIFVILTVDALHVIAFIGAITAFMAATIAITQHDIKRVLAYSTVSQLGYMVLGLGVGAYSAALFHLLTHAFFKACLFLGSGAIIHAMHHEQDMRWMGGLSKKMPWTFVTFTLATLALAGLPLTSGFMSKDAILAGALGFAEVEGGGIYYLIPILGFFSAMLTAFYMGRQIWLVFFGESRTHLKPAGGHDDHHGHDEHGHHEVHEVPWAMRMPLVVLAALSIFAVYSPDPLDGGKGWFMHLVQTPETVVTAGMVSENMSAHPVSDVQHEPGIEEPEADLHIGDLAAIENTPDPEHNENLGSDHSTTAAHVAAEEHAVSHNAEHDGHQGEEHHGPVFSDPRQAAIAHATHENHDPAIMYSSIMVALGIGLALIVYAFRFIDPEKTAQRIRPLYLYSFNKWYWDEIYDATFIKGSLLISKLLAWFDSNIVDGIVNGLGALVRRLGTASGNFDRYVVDGLVNFTAFFIQTSGAAMKKIQTGKVQTYLVMVLVAVTGYIVYYFLQVMS; translated from the coding sequence ATGCACAACCTAATCCAGTTATCAATAATCGTACTGCTGCTTCCGCTGCTTTCGTTTGTACTGTTGATATTTTTCAATCGACGTTTGCCGCGAAACGGTGACTTTTTGGCTGTTGGTATGCTCGGGGCGACATTTGCCATTTCCGCATGGATTTTTTGGAATGTCATTGTCGTCGGTTACGATCCTGCATTCAAACTTACCTGGAATTTTAACTGGATCGATTTTGGGAATGTGCCGGGAGTTGGCCCCTTAAAAATCAAAATGGGGATACTGATCGATAACCTGACGGCAATCATGCTTGCGATGGTTTCGCTTATCAGTTTGCTTGTGCACATTTATTCAACCGGTTATATGACCGGAGATAAATATTACGGACGTTACTTCGCATATCTCGGTATCTTCACTTTTTCGATGCTCGGCATCGTGCTTTCGGACAGCCTGTTTTCCATCTATATTTTCTGGGAACTTGTCGGACTATCCTCTTATCTGCTTATTGGTTTCTTTTTTGAAAAAGACAGTGCGGCAGATGCTCAGAAGAAGGCATTTCTCACCAACCGTGTGGGTGATATCGGTATGTTGCTGGGTATTCTTATTCTCTATTCACAGTTTCATACATTCGGATACGAAGAGATTTACGAACATATCAAGGCCGGTGATTTTCACATGTCCCAGGCCTGGCTGACAGCTGCCGGTATTCTTCTTTTCATGGGATGTGTCGGTAAATCTGCACAGTTTCCGCTGCATGTCTGGCTTCCCGATGCGATGGAAGGCCCGACTCCGGTCTCAGCTCTTATTCATGCTGCAACCATGGTTGCAGCCGGCGTGTATTTCGTTGCGAGGATCTTTGTTATTCTCACGGTGGATGCACTCCATGTCATAGCATTCATCGGTGCAATTACCGCTTTTATGGCAGCCACGATTGCCATTACACAGCATGATATCAAGCGCGTTCTGGCATACTCGACGGTTTCACAGCTTGGATATATGGTCCTCGGACTGGGTGTCGGCGCCTACTCCGCAGCTCTTTTCCACCTTCTTACCCATGCGTTTTTCAAGGCATGTCTCTTTCTCGGTTCAGGCGCCATTATCCATGCGATGCATCACGAGCAGGACATGAGATGGATGGGGGGGCTGAGCAAGAAAATGCCATGGACTTTTGTAACGTTCACTCTTGCAACTCTTGCTCTTGCCGGTCTGCCACTTACCAGCGGTTTTATGAGCAAGGATGCCATTCTTGCCGGTGCGCTTGGGTTTGCTGAAGTTGAAGGTGGCGGCATATACTACCTGATACCGATTCTCGGGTTTTTCTCTGCAATGCTCACGGCGTTCTACATGGGCCGTCAGATTTGGCTGGTATTCTTCGGAGAAAGCAGAACTCATCTCAAGCCTGCCGGCGGACATGACGACCATCACGGACATGATGAGCACGGTCACCATGAGGTTCATGAAGTACCATGGGCGATGAGAATGCCCCTCGTTGTTCTGGCAGCCTTATCGATTTTTGCGGTTTACTCTCCGGATCCTCTCGATGGTGGCAAAGGCTGGTTCATGCATCTGGTGCAAACTCCGGAAACCGTTGTTACCGCAGGCATGGTGAGTGAAAACATGAGTGCTCATCCAGTATCGGACGTTCAGCATGAGCCCGGGATAGAAGAGCCAGAAGCGGATCTTCATATAGGGGACCTCGCTGCTATTGAAAACACTCCTGATCCAGAGCATAACGAGAACCTGGGCAGTGATCATTCAACCACAGCCGCCCATGTTGCCGCTGAGGAGCATGCAGTTTCACATAATGCGGAACACGACGGACATCAGGGAGAAGAGCATCATGGGCCGGTTTTCAGTGATCCCCGCCAAGCGGCGATTGCTCATGCCACGCATGAAAACCATGATCCTGCCATCATGTATTCGAGCATCATGGTTGCGCTCGGCATAGGGCTTGCTTTGATTGTTTACGCTTTTAGGTTCATCGACCCGGAAAAAACGGCGCAGCGTATCAGACCGCTGTATCTCTATTCGTTCAATAAGTGGTACTGGGATGAAATATATGATGCGACGTTTATCAAAGGGTCATTGCTCATATCGAAACTGCTGGCCTGGTTCGACAGCAATATCGTCGATGGTATCGTGAACGGGCTTGGCGCATTGGTGAGAAGGTTAGGAACCGCTAGCGGTAATTTCGACCGATATGTTGTTGACGGTCTGGTAAACTTCACTGCCTTTTTCATTCAAACATCAGGGGCGGCAATGAAAAAAATCCAGACCGGAAAAGTACAGACCTATCTTGTCATGGTCCTTGTGGCCGTTACGGGATATATCGTGTACTACTTTTTACAGGTAATGTCTTAG
- a CDS encoding nicotinate-nucleotide adenylyltransferase, whose amino-acid sequence MSPHNVLSPRQKALQINLDETIYGSFAEIGAGQEVARHFFQAGGAAGTIARTMSAYDMIMSDAMYGETGRYVSEERLISMLKTECSTLMQRLDLERGESSRFFTYANTVTAKGYRGAGNYHGWTGIKFQQNPGEEPSQVVIHIKLLDNQNLFQQEAIGTFGVNLIHSCYYANDSMEHFVRSLMDNLTNERILIDAIKVTGPAFRHMDDRLLSLELVNNCFTDVIMFNDKGKVVQHSEELYKKNIVALRGSFRPPTLLNMEMLQKGAEQFRNNLPEDEGENIMTLAEISMNRLIERGSIDSADFLARIDMLTSINQPVLISHFQHFHTLSHYLSDVCRRRVAFAARVHNLQDIFDEENYKNLDGGFLEAFGTMFGKNTQIYVYPEKADDEDMLLASDSVTLSAHVKPLMEYFKNHNFIQDIKNFNPNVANIWSRKVVEKIEAGDSTWEEMVPASVAEAVKKSNLFRSN is encoded by the coding sequence ATGTCACCCCATAATGTTTTATCCCCTCGTCAAAAAGCCCTGCAAATCAATCTGGATGAGACCATCTATGGCAGTTTTGCAGAAATCGGTGCCGGTCAGGAAGTAGCGCGTCATTTCTTTCAGGCCGGAGGAGCTGCAGGTACCATTGCACGTACCATGTCAGCCTATGATATGATCATGTCCGATGCAATGTATGGAGAAACCGGCCGCTATGTAAGCGAAGAACGATTGATCAGCATGTTGAAGACAGAATGTTCAACGCTAATGCAACGCCTTGACCTCGAACGGGGAGAAAGCTCTCGTTTCTTCACCTATGCAAATACAGTAACCGCAAAAGGATACCGCGGTGCAGGAAATTACCATGGCTGGACCGGAATAAAATTCCAGCAAAACCCGGGAGAAGAACCGAGTCAGGTTGTTATCCATATCAAGCTTCTGGATAACCAAAACCTTTTCCAGCAGGAAGCTATCGGAACATTTGGTGTCAACCTGATCCACAGCTGTTATTACGCAAACGACAGCATGGAACACTTTGTTCGCTCTTTGATGGACAATCTTACAAACGAACGTATACTGATCGATGCAATCAAGGTTACCGGTCCGGCTTTTCGTCATATGGATGACCGCCTTCTGAGTCTCGAGCTGGTCAATAACTGCTTCACCGATGTCATTATGTTCAATGATAAGGGGAAAGTGGTGCAACATTCCGAAGAACTCTACAAGAAAAACATTGTTGCACTACGCGGCAGTTTCCGTCCGCCAACATTGTTAAACATGGAAATGCTTCAAAAAGGAGCGGAACAGTTCAGAAACAATCTGCCAGAAGATGAGGGAGAAAATATCATGACCCTCGCTGAAATCTCCATGAACCGGTTGATCGAGCGAGGATCTATCGACAGCGCAGACTTCCTGGCCCGTATCGATATGCTGACATCCATCAATCAGCCGGTACTGATTTCACACTTTCAGCATTTCCATACCTTAAGCCATTACTTGTCGGACGTCTGCAGGCGCCGTGTAGCATTTGCCGCGAGAGTCCACAATCTGCAGGATATTTTCGATGAAGAGAACTACAAAAATCTGGATGGAGGATTTCTGGAAGCGTTTGGAACGATGTTCGGCAAGAACACCCAGATTTATGTCTATCCGGAGAAAGCCGATGATGAAGATATGCTGCTTGCTTCAGACTCGGTCACTCTTTCAGCCCATGTAAAACCACTTATGGAATATTTTAAAAACCACAATTTCATTCAGGACATCAAAAACTTCAACCCGAACGTAGCAAACATCTGGTCACGTAAGGTTGTAGAAAAAATCGAGGCCGGTGATTCAACCTGGGAAGAAATGGTTCCCGCCTCAGTTGCCGAAGCGGTCAAAAAATCCAACCTCTTCCGCTCAAATTAA
- a CDS encoding complex I subunit 4 family protein encodes MLSLIVFLPIIAGLIILAVPSSQKQIIRIVTLLAALIQGVLAVLIWQGYDPSLPGITAAADGSLDGAFQFVERLTWITLDLGNFGTLNIEYFLGVDGLSITMVILTALISIIAVLSSWTIQKQVKGYFILFNLLSTAMMGCFVALDFFLFYVFWELMLLPMYFLIGIWGGPNREYAAIKFFLYTLFGSVFMLLVMIGLYFSVIDPATGNHTFSIVAMASQENYLPGSIFGPESVVWRYAAFIVLFIGFAIKVPMFPFHTWLPDAHVEAPTPISVILAGVLLKLGTYGMMRINFPLFPEVFQASLYVIAVFGAINILYGAFCALAQSDLKKLVAYSSISHMGYVLLGLAANNTEGMTGALYQMFNHGTITAMLFLLVGVIYDRAHTRQIEKFGGLASYMPVYAGIVTVAWFASLGLPGLSGFISEVLVFVGAFSSELIRYVAIVSALGILFGAVYLLWSLQRVFLGKRRPDAVYELHKDADGNDQIHFHDWKGKNDLDGRELAMLVPLTVIVIFLGIYPMPVLGMITTSINKLVEVLSPVVLTALN; translated from the coding sequence ATGCTGAGTTTAATTGTTTTTCTGCCCATCATAGCCGGCCTGATAATTCTTGCAGTGCCGTCATCACAAAAGCAGATCATCAGGATCGTAACATTGCTTGCAGCTCTCATACAGGGTGTTCTCGCTGTTCTCATCTGGCAAGGCTATGATCCCTCTCTTCCGGGTATCACCGCTGCTGCTGACGGTTCGCTCGATGGTGCATTCCAGTTTGTCGAAAGGCTTACCTGGATTACTTTGGACCTCGGTAACTTCGGTACTTTGAATATCGAGTATTTCCTCGGTGTAGACGGACTTTCAATTACGATGGTTATTCTCACCGCGCTCATTTCCATTATTGCTGTTTTGTCCAGTTGGACTATACAGAAACAGGTGAAAGGTTACTTCATTCTGTTCAACCTTCTGAGCACGGCGATGATGGGGTGTTTCGTGGCCCTTGACTTCTTTCTGTTTTATGTGTTCTGGGAACTCATGCTTCTGCCGATGTATTTTCTCATCGGCATCTGGGGCGGTCCGAACAGGGAATACGCAGCCATCAAGTTTTTCCTTTATACGCTTTTCGGTTCCGTTTTCATGTTGCTGGTCATGATCGGACTGTATTTCAGCGTTATCGATCCTGCCACCGGTAATCATACGTTCAGCATCGTTGCAATGGCAAGTCAGGAGAACTATCTTCCCGGTTCTATTTTCGGACCGGAAAGTGTTGTGTGGCGTTATGCTGCATTCATTGTGCTGTTTATCGGTTTTGCCATCAAGGTGCCTATGTTCCCGTTCCATACCTGGCTTCCGGATGCTCACGTCGAGGCGCCTACACCGATTTCGGTGATTCTGGCAGGTGTCCTTCTGAAGCTCGGTACCTACGGTATGATGAGGATAAACTTCCCACTTTTCCCTGAGGTGTTTCAGGCATCACTCTATGTTATCGCTGTGTTCGGAGCGATCAATATTCTTTACGGTGCATTTTGTGCACTGGCACAGTCGGATCTCAAGAAACTCGTTGCGTACTCGTCGATCAGTCATATGGGATATGTGCTGCTGGGGCTTGCAGCCAACAATACAGAAGGCATGACCGGTGCATTGTATCAAATGTTCAATCATGGTACCATTACCGCGATGCTTTTTCTTCTTGTCGGTGTTATCTATGACCGTGCACATACTCGCCAGATCGAAAAGTTTGGCGGTCTTGCCTCTTACATGCCGGTCTATGCCGGGATCGTTACCGTTGCATGGTTTGCATCGCTTGGTCTTCCGGGGCTCAGTGGGTTTATCTCCGAGGTTTTGGTCTTTGTCGGGGCGTTCAGTTCCGAGCTTATAAGGTATGTCGCTATTGTTTCCGCATTGGGCATTCTGTTCGGTGCCGTCTATCTGCTATGGTCTCTGCAGAGGGTGTTTCTTGGAAAACGGAGACCCGATGCGGTTTACGAGCTGCACAAGGATGCCGATGGTAACGATCAGATCCATTTCCATGACTGGAAAGGCAAGAACGACCTTGACGGAAGGGAGCTTGCCATGCTTGTTCCTCTTACGGTCATTGTCATTTTCCTCGGCATTTATCCGATGCCGGTTCTCGGTATGATAACCACAAGCATCAACAAGCTTGTCGAGGTATTGTCACCGGTCGTATTGACAGCTTTGAACTGA
- a CDS encoding hydrogenase small subunit, translating to MDKQPTYAEIFKSRGISRRDFLKFCGLTSVSLGLAPSLLPKIIHAMETNPRTPVIWLHGLECTCCTESFIRSSHPVMADIILNMISLDYDDTLSAAAGHQLEEVRRKIMREYKGKYILACEGNAPTKDDGVYCLVAGDSYLNVLKETAADAAAVIAWGACATFGCVQNAAPNPTGAVPVSELITDKPLVNVPGCPPIAEVMTGVITHYHTFGTLPELDRMRRPRAFYGTRIHDKCYRRAFYDAGMFVRDFDDESTRKGWCLYKMGCKGPTTYNACSKTEWNEGISFPIGSGHPCFGCAAPGYWDDGPFYTRLADVSFLGTDMNADKIGVVAVGAAAAGAAAHAAVTAIRKKKTGDENDQLEG from the coding sequence ATGGATAAACAACCTACTTATGCAGAGATTTTCAAATCACGAGGGATAAGCCGTCGTGATTTTTTGAAGTTCTGCGGACTTACCTCGGTATCTCTGGGGCTTGCGCCTTCTCTTCTGCCAAAAATCATCCATGCTATGGAGACAAATCCAAGAACGCCGGTTATCTGGCTTCATGGGCTTGAATGCACCTGCTGTACGGAGTCGTTTATCAGGTCTTCTCATCCTGTCATGGCCGATATTATTTTAAATATGATTTCACTCGATTATGACGATACGTTGAGCGCAGCAGCGGGGCATCAGTTGGAAGAGGTGCGCAGAAAGATCATGAGAGAGTACAAGGGCAAGTACATTCTGGCCTGTGAAGGAAATGCTCCTACAAAGGACGACGGAGTCTACTGTCTTGTTGCCGGGGATTCTTATCTGAACGTTCTGAAAGAGACAGCTGCTGATGCAGCTGCGGTTATTGCGTGGGGTGCATGTGCTACGTTTGGTTGCGTTCAGAATGCAGCCCCCAATCCTACCGGTGCCGTTCCTGTTTCGGAACTTATCACAGACAAGCCGCTTGTCAATGTTCCCGGTTGTCCTCCTATCGCTGAAGTAATGACCGGTGTTATTACACATTATCACACCTTCGGTACTCTTCCCGAGCTTGACCGGATGAGACGGCCGAGAGCCTTCTACGGTACAAGAATCCATGACAAGTGTTACCGCAGAGCTTTTTATGATGCAGGAATGTTTGTCAGGGACTTCGATGATGAATCCACAAGAAAGGGATGGTGCCTTTACAAAATGGGTTGTAAAGGACCGACAACGTACAATGCCTGTTCGAAAACAGAATGGAATGAAGGAATCAGCTTCCCGATCGGTTCAGGGCATCCTTGTTTTGGCTGTGCAGCACCAGGGTACTGGGATGATGGACCGTTTTATACAAGGCTTGCCGATGTATCGTTTCTCGGTACCGATATGAATGCCGACAAGATTGGCGTCGTAGCCGTTGGCGCAGCTGCAGCAGGTGCGGCGGCTCATGCTGCTGTAACGGCAATAAGAAAGAAAAAAACAGGTGATGAGAACGATCAACTCGAGGGGTAA
- the cybH gene encoding Ni/Fe-hydrogenase, b-type cytochrome subunit: MGRIIEEIYVWKLPVRMYHWINALCITVLLVSGLYIASPYLNPPIGEAVWFKQMSIFRFVHFAAAFIFIANYLFRMYWALFGHDKYARFAGFRPWSPKWWGKPFREQMASYLFLRSDEPRYIGHNPVAAMSYFIFIFLGSLFMIVTGLAMYGENNPGGFTDTLFGWLIPLFGSSYNLHIVHHSVAWIFPFYVILHLYAVFRHDVVDNTSVTSSIITGYKHKVEDEPSLD, encoded by the coding sequence ATGGGCAGAATTATCGAGGAAATATATGTATGGAAGTTACCGGTAAGGATGTATCACTGGATCAATGCCCTTTGCATTACAGTTTTGCTTGTATCAGGCCTTTACATCGCCTCTCCGTATCTCAATCCCCCCATCGGTGAGGCGGTTTGGTTCAAGCAGATGTCCATATTTCGTTTCGTGCACTTTGCAGCGGCATTTATCTTTATTGCGAATTATCTTTTCCGCATGTACTGGGCGCTGTTCGGGCATGATAAGTATGCACGTTTTGCCGGTTTCAGGCCATGGTCGCCGAAATGGTGGGGTAAGCCTTTCAGAGAACAGATGGCCTCTTATCTTTTCTTACGATCGGACGAACCGAGATATATCGGCCATAACCCGGTAGCTGCAATGTCCTATTTCATTTTCATTTTTCTTGGGTCGCTTTTCATGATCGTTACCGGTCTTGCGATGTATGGGGAGAACAATCCCGGAGGGTTTACCGATACCCTGTTTGGCTGGCTGATTCCCTTGTTCGGCAGCAGTTATAACCTGCACATTGTTCATCACAGTGTAGCCTGGATTTTTCCATTTTACGTTATCCTTCATCTGTATGCTGTTTTTCGCCACGATGTCGTGGATAATACCAGTGTTACGTCATCGATAATTACAGGGTATAAGCACAAAGTGGAGGACGAACCGTCATTAGATTAA
- a CDS encoding nickel-dependent hydrogenase large subunit — protein MAKKIVVDPIPRIEGHLRIEAKLGDNNVIEDAYSSGTMWRGIEIILKGRDPRDAWAFAERICGVCTTVHALASVRCVEDALGIEIPRNARIIRNLMNATQQTQDHLVHFYHLHALDWVDVVSALKADPKEASRIAQSLSSWPKSSPGYFKDLQQKLTGFVESGQLGIFSNGYWGHPAYKLPPEVNLIAVAHYLEALDFQKEIVKIHTVFGGKNPHPNYLVGGMACAIDPNRNTAINIEILSMVKKIIEDTKVFIEQVYIPDLIAIAGFYKDWLYGGGLGNYLCYGDFPEKSVDDAASLLWPKGAILNKDLSTIYEVDPRDLNQVTEEVSHSWYTYSNGDDKGLHPWEGETNPKYTGPKPPFEYLDTDKKYSWLKTPRWKDNPMEVGPLARVLLAYAKGDPMITETVDMVLGKLEVGPEALFSTLGRTAARGIECLQTAGFMMHYYNQLVDNVKTGDLRTANTELWDPSRWPKEAKGFGYTEAPRGALGHWIHIKDGKIEDYQIVVPSTWNASPRDANGAVGAYESALAGTPMADPEQPLEILRTVHSFDPCLACASHVFDMNGKEITKVTIV, from the coding sequence ATGGCGAAAAAAATCGTTGTCGATCCAATTCCCAGAATTGAGGGACATTTGCGTATAGAGGCAAAACTCGGGGATAACAATGTCATTGAAGATGCTTACAGCAGCGGTACCATGTGGCGTGGTATTGAAATTATACTCAAAGGCCGGGACCCCCGTGATGCCTGGGCTTTTGCAGAGCGTATCTGTGGTGTCTGTACGACGGTTCATGCGCTTGCGTCGGTCAGGTGCGTGGAAGATGCCCTTGGTATAGAAATACCCAGGAATGCAAGGATTATCAGGAACCTCATGAACGCTACCCAGCAGACCCAGGATCATCTGGTGCATTTTTATCATCTCCACGCCCTGGATTGGGTTGATGTTGTCAGTGCGCTCAAGGCCGATCCCAAAGAAGCATCCCGTATAGCACAGAGCCTTTCCTCCTGGCCCAAGTCTTCACCCGGCTATTTCAAAGACCTGCAACAGAAACTTACCGGTTTTGTCGAAAGCGGGCAGTTGGGGATTTTTTCCAACGGATATTGGGGACATCCGGCCTACAAGTTGCCACCTGAGGTCAACCTTATAGCTGTTGCTCATTATCTCGAGGCGCTTGATTTTCAGAAAGAGATTGTCAAGATCCATACCGTTTTTGGGGGAAAGAATCCACACCCGAACTATCTTGTCGGCGGCATGGCCTGCGCAATCGACCCTAACAGGAATACGGCGATCAATATCGAGATCCTCAGCATGGTAAAGAAGATCATTGAGGATACAAAGGTTTTTATCGAGCAGGTCTATATTCCTGATCTGATCGCTATTGCCGGTTTTTACAAGGACTGGCTTTACGGGGGCGGGCTTGGCAACTACCTCTGCTATGGGGATTTTCCAGAAAAAAGTGTCGATGATGCAGCGTCACTGTTATGGCCGAAAGGTGCGATTCTCAACAAGGACCTATCGACGATTTACGAGGTTGATCCCCGGGATCTGAACCAGGTTACCGAAGAGGTAAGCCATAGTTGGTACACCTACAGCAATGGAGATGACAAGGGGCTTCATCCCTGGGAAGGGGAGACAAATCCTAAGTATACCGGTCCTAAACCTCCGTTTGAATATCTCGATACAGACAAGAAATACAGCTGGCTGAAAACCCCTCGGTGGAAAGACAACCCTATGGAGGTTGGGCCGCTTGCAAGAGTTTTGTTGGCCTATGCAAAAGGTGATCCAATGATCACGGAGACCGTTGACATGGTTCTCGGCAAGCTCGAGGTTGGTCCGGAAGCCTTGTTTTCCACACTGGGAAGAACGGCTGCACGTGGTATCGAGTGCCTTCAGACCGCCGGGTTTATGATGCATTACTACAATCAACTTGTCGACAATGTCAAGACAGGTGATCTGAGAACTGCAAATACTGAGTTGTGGGATCCGTCTCGTTGGCCGAAAGAAGCTAAAGGGTTTGGATATACAGAAGCCCCACGTGGTGCGCTTGGGCATTGGATTCATATAAAAGACGGCAAGATAGAGGATTACCAGATTGTTGTTCCTTCAACATGGAACGCTTCACCGCGTGATGCAAACGGAGCTGTCGGCGCTTACGAATCGGCTCTCGCCGGAACACCTATGGCTGATCCAGAACAGCCTCTTGAAATACTCAGAACTGTTCATTCTTTCGATCCGTGTCTTGCTTGTGCTTCTCATGTTTTTGACATGAACGGAAAAGAAATAACCAAGGTCACCATCGTTTAG
- a CDS encoding NADH-quinone oxidoreductase subunit N: MYELPSGAEIQAIITTLKSSAAYYLPEIYLSALFLVLILVDLIFRPKKHHLLSITSLVGLAGSLWFIWQQHTMAGQEIFFGMYVIDEFAIFFKYFFVLSGILTVFLSMSSDELNNRASGVGEYYVLVVGMVIGMVMMASSTDLVMIFVSMELVSFSAYVLTGYLKREQRSTEASLKYLVYGAVSSGLMIYGFSILYGLTGETNISEISSVLIARGYDPVTFMIASIMILTGIGYKVGAVPFHFWSPDVYEGAPIPVTALLSVASKAAGFALLIRFFYVAVPHGTEAVAFTPGSEWLMLLMILSVASMIYGNVVALWQKNVKRLLAYSSIAHAGYILLGIIVMDELGTQATLFYMLSYLFMNFGAFLVAVIIANKTGSENIEDYRGLGRRMPLTGAAMTVFLISLVGLPPTVGFIGKLMIFSALLAKGSVFVWLALIGILTSVISLYYYMLIPLNMYLRESKQPLPDTIKTGLLPRLVTACLMLLTLYFGIFFTPLSDLAHFAVTLFGNQLY; the protein is encoded by the coding sequence ATGTACGAGCTACCATCCGGTGCTGAAATTCAGGCGATCATTACGACTCTGAAGTCCAGTGCAGCATATTATCTACCCGAAATATACTTGTCAGCCCTTTTTCTTGTGCTGATTCTGGTCGATCTGATTTTCAGACCGAAAAAGCATCATCTGCTTTCGATTACATCACTGGTAGGCCTCGCTGGTAGTCTCTGGTTTATTTGGCAGCAGCATACAATGGCCGGGCAAGAGATCTTTTTCGGTATGTATGTCATCGATGAGTTCGCGATCTTTTTCAAGTATTTTTTCGTGCTTTCTGGTATTCTGACCGTTTTTCTTTCGATGTCCTCGGATGAGCTTAACAACCGGGCTTCAGGGGTTGGGGAGTATTATGTTCTTGTTGTCGGCATGGTGATAGGTATGGTGATGATGGCATCGTCGACAGATCTGGTGATGATATTCGTTTCGATGGAGCTTGTCAGCTTTTCCGCGTACGTTTTGACCGGCTATTTGAAGCGTGAACAACGTTCAACTGAAGCGTCGTTGAAATACCTTGTTTATGGTGCAGTATCTTCGGGCTTGATGATCTATGGCTTTTCAATACTCTATGGTCTTACCGGGGAAACCAATATCTCTGAAATCAGCAGCGTACTGATTGCGAGGGGGTATGATCCGGTAACATTTATGATTGCTTCGATCATGATTCTTACCGGTATCGGATACAAGGTCGGTGCAGTCCCGTTTCATTTCTGGAGCCCTGACGTATACGAGGGTGCACCTATTCCGGTTACCGCTTTACTGTCTGTCGCTTCCAAGGCAGCCGGATTTGCATTGCTTATCAGGTTTTTCTATGTGGCGGTTCCTCACGGTACCGAAGCAGTTGCGTTCACACCGGGTTCCGAATGGCTGATGCTGCTGATGATCCTGTCGGTAGCTTCAATGATTTACGGTAACGTTGTCGCTCTCTGGCAGAAAAATGTCAAAAGATTGCTTGCATACTCTTCGATCGCTCATGCTGGCTACATTCTCCTGGGCATCATCGTCATGGATGAACTGGGAACACAGGCTACCTTGTTCTACATGCTTTCCTATCTCTTCATGAATTTCGGCGCTTTTCTTGTCGCTGTTATTATCGCGAACAAAACCGGAAGCGAGAACATCGAGGACTATCGTGGTCTAGGCCGGAGAATGCCTCTTACCGGTGCGGCTATGACCGTGTTTTTGATTTCTCTGGTCGGGCTTCCACCAACTGTAGGTTTCATTGGAAAGCTGATGATTTTTTCTGCACTTCTCGCAAAAGGTTCGGTTTTTGTCTGGCTTGCTCTCATCGGTATTCTTACCAGCGTTATTTCTCTGTATTACTACATGTTGATTCCGCTGAACATGTACCTGCGTGAATCGAAGCAACCGCTTCCCGATACCATCAAGACCGGTTTGCTTCCCAGGCTGGTAACGGCATGTCTCATGCTGCTGACACTGTACTTCGGTATTTTCTTCACTCCATTGTCCGATCTAGCCCATTTCGCGGTTACGCTCTTCGGCAACCAGTTGTATTGA